A single window of Rhizobium sp. SL42 DNA harbors:
- a CDS encoding cytochrome b, whose amino-acid sequence MSGPSSYQPSTGVEKWIDARLPLPRMVYDSFVAYPVPRNLNYAYTFGAMLAVMLVVQILTGVVLAMHYSAHVSVAFESVEKIMRDVNHGWLLRYMHANGASFFFIAVYLHIARGLYYGSYKAPREILWILGVVIFLLMMATAFMGYVLPWGQMSFWGATVITGFFTAFPGVGEWIQQFLLGGFAVDNPTLNRFFALHYLLPFMIVGVVILHVWALHVTGQTNPTGVEVKSKTDTVPFTPYATLKDAFGVSVFLIAYAWFVFYMPNFLGHPDNYIPADALKTPAHIVPEWYFLPFYAMLRAITFNVGPIDSKLGGVLVMFGAIIVLFFLPWLDTSKVRSAVYRPWYKLFFWLFVANSIVLGWLGAMPAEGMYVVMSQIGTAYYFGFFLVIMPLLGLFETPRRIPNSITEDVLEKSGKSAAAKA is encoded by the coding sequence ATGAGTGGTCCTTCCAGTTACCAGCCGTCGACCGGCGTCGAAAAATGGATTGATGCGCGCCTTCCTTTGCCGCGCATGGTCTATGACAGCTTCGTCGCCTATCCGGTTCCCCGCAATCTGAACTATGCCTATACCTTCGGTGCGATGCTGGCCGTCATGCTGGTGGTGCAGATCCTGACCGGTGTCGTTCTGGCCATGCACTATTCCGCGCATGTCTCGGTGGCATTCGAGTCGGTCGAGAAGATCATGCGCGACGTCAACCACGGTTGGCTGTTGCGCTACATGCACGCCAACGGCGCGTCGTTCTTCTTCATCGCCGTCTACCTGCACATTGCCCGTGGTCTGTATTACGGCTCCTACAAGGCTCCACGCGAAATCCTTTGGATCCTCGGCGTGGTCATCTTCCTGCTGATGATGGCGACCGCCTTCATGGGCTACGTCCTGCCCTGGGGCCAGATGTCCTTCTGGGGCGCGACCGTCATCACCGGCTTCTTCACCGCGTTTCCGGGTGTTGGCGAATGGATCCAGCAGTTCCTGCTCGGCGGCTTTGCCGTTGACAACCCGACGCTGAACCGTTTCTTCGCGCTGCATTACCTTCTGCCGTTCATGATCGTCGGCGTCGTCATCCTGCACGTCTGGGCGCTGCACGTGACGGGCCAGACCAACCCGACCGGCGTCGAAGTCAAGTCGAAGACGGATACCGTGCCGTTCACGCCTTACGCGACCCTCAAGGATGCCTTCGGCGTTTCCGTCTTCCTGATCGCCTATGCCTGGTTTGTCTTCTACATGCCGAACTTCCTCGGCCATCCGGACAACTACATCCCGGCTGATGCGCTGAAGACCCCGGCTCACATCGTTCCGGAATGGTACTTCCTGCCGTTCTACGCGATGCTTCGCGCGATCACCTTCAATGTCGGCCCGATCGATTCCAAGCTGGGTGGCGTTCTGGTGATGTTCGGCGCGATCATCGTGCTGTTCTTCCTGCCCTGGCTCGACACGTCGAAGGTTCGTTCGGCCGTCTACCGTCCCTGGTACAAGCTGTTCTTCTGGCTGTTCGTGGCTAACTCGATCGTCCTCGGCTGGCTTGGCGCCATGCCGGCGGAAGGCATGTATGTCGTCATGTCGCAGATCGGCACCGCTTACTACTTCGGCTTCTTCCTGGTCATCATGCCACTGCTCGGCCTGTTCGAAACGCCGCGTCGCATTCCGAACTCGATCACCGAAGACGTGCTCGAAAAGAGCGGCAAATCTGCCGCGGCCAAAGCCTAA
- the petA gene encoding ubiquinol-cytochrome c reductase iron-sulfur subunit, whose product MSEHETNAQHAAEPTRRDFLYMVTGMAGAVGAAAVAWPFIDQMRPDASTLALASIEVDVAALEPGMSLTVKWRGKPVFIRNRTAKEVEEANQVALADLKDPIARNANVDAAADATDLARSAGEGKENWIVMIGSCTHLGCVPLGQAGDFGGWFCPCHGSHYDTAGRIRKGPAPMNLAIPTFGFVSDSVIKIG is encoded by the coding sequence GTGAGCGAACACGAGACCAATGCACAACATGCGGCCGAACCTACGCGCCGTGACTTTCTCTACATGGTGACCGGTATGGCCGGCGCGGTTGGTGCAGCCGCCGTCGCATGGCCATTTATTGATCAGATGCGTCCGGACGCCTCCACCCTTGCGCTCGCTTCGATCGAGGTCGACGTGGCCGCGCTTGAGCCTGGCATGTCGTTGACGGTGAAGTGGCGCGGCAAGCCGGTGTTCATCCGCAACCGCACGGCCAAGGAAGTCGAGGAAGCCAATCAGGTTGCCCTTGCCGACCTCAAGGATCCGATTGCCCGTAACGCCAATGTCGATGCTGCCGCTGACGCAACCGACCTTGCTCGCTCTGCAGGCGAAGGCAAGGAAAACTGGATCGTCATGATCGGTTCCTGCACCCATCTCGGTTGCGTGCCGCTTGGCCAGGCCGGTGATTTCGGCGGATGGTTCTGTCCCTGCCACGGCTCGCACTACGATACAGCGGGCCGTATCCGGAAAGGTCCGGCGCCGATGAATCTGGCTATTCCGACCTTCGGATTCGTGTCCGATTCTGTGATCAAGATCGGTTGA